One genomic region from Buteo buteo chromosome 12, bButBut1.hap1.1, whole genome shotgun sequence encodes:
- the WRAP53 gene encoding telomerase Cajal body protein 1 has product MAAPMVEAPPGAPPPSEPPPDAEPPPQELEALELPPYELGRPPRPVWGAREEFAHRPHNFLRGCKWAPDGSCVLTCSDDNTLRIFDLPPPPGPPPGLPLPQLVPALRVPEGDTIYDFTWFPLMDSSQPPTCLVASSSRDNPVHLWDAFDGTLRGSFRAYSHLEEPVAPHSLAFAPDGSQLLGGFDGAVRFFPTHRPGRHCQERRLHQGGQGQRGLIGCLAFSPTQPVFACGSYGRSLGLYALEGGGALALWPHLPAAPTHLCFSPDGNRLYAGGRKDHHILCWDLRRPERPLLALERRVGTNQRVTFDLDPTGRFLVSGDTDGFVTVWDMLTPPGTGDPPLLPPHLRFRALRDCVNGTSLHPGLPLLATASGQRLFPAPWDSDEEGTDEDGPPPGGDNRLQLWWWGPDPPGDDGWDGGTVDADCHPPGDNGLDTPGDTGAVHADCHPLGDSECHHSGDNGWHALGDTGTVYNDCHPPGDTDCSTPGDTGTGLSVYTDCHPPGDTDCDPPGDTSINHSTHANCHPLGDADCDPPQGH; this is encoded by the exons ATGGCGGCGCCCATGGTGGAAG cccccccgggcGCCCCTCCCCCCTCCGAGCCCCCCCCCGACGCGGAGCCCCCCCCGCAGGAGCTGGAGGCCTTGGA GCTGCCCCCCTACGAGCtgggccgccccccccggccggtGTGGGGGGCGCGGGAGGAGTTCGCCCACCGGCCCCACAACTTCCTGCGGGGCTGCAAGTG GGCCCCCGACGGCTCCTGCGTCCTGACCTGCAGCGACGACAACACCCTGCGGATCTTCGacctcccgccccccccgggaccccccccggggcttccccttccccagctg GTGCCGGCGCTGCGGGTGCCGGAGGGCGACACCATCTACGACTTCACCTGGTTCCCCCTGATGGACTCGAGTCAGCCCCCCACCTGCCT GGTGGCATCCAGCAGCCGGGACAACCCCGTGCACCTCTGGGACGCCTTCGACGGGACCCTGCGCGGCTCCTTCCGCGCCTACAGCCACCtg GAGGAGCCGGTGGCCCCCCACTCGCTGGCCTTCGCCCCCGACggctcccagctgctgggggGCTTCGACGGCGCCGTCCGCTTCTTCCCCACCCACCGCCCCGGGAGGCACTGCCAGGAGAGGCGGCTCCACC AGGGGGGGCAGGGCCAGCGGGGCCTGATTGGCTGCCTGGCCTTCAGCCCCACCCAACCAGTGTTTGCCTGCGGCTCCTATGGGCGGAGCCTGGGGCTGTACGCCCTGGAGGGGGGCGGGGCCTTGGCGCTCTGGCCCcacctccccgccgcccccaccCACCTCTGCTTCAGCCCCGACGGCAACCGCCTCTACGCGGGGGGGCGCAAG GACCACCACATCCTGTGCTGGGACCTGCGGCGCCCGGAGCGCCCCCTGCTGGCGCTGGAGCGGCGGGTGGGCACCAACCAGCGCGTGACCTTCGACCTCGACCC GACGGGGCGGTTCCTGGTGAGCGGTGACACCGACGGTTTCGTCACTGTTTGGGACATGCTGACCCCCCCGGGGACGGGGGACccccccctgctgcccccccaccTGCGCTTCCGCGCACTCCGCGACTGCGTCAACGGTACCAG cctgCACCCCGGGCTCCCGCTGTTGGCCACCGCCTCGGGGCAGCGCTTGTTCCCGGCGCCGTGGGACAGTGACGAGGAGGGGACGGATGAGGACGGGCCACCCCCGGGGGGGGACAATCGCCTGCAGCTCTGGTGGTGGGGGCCTGACCCCCCTGGGGACGACGGTTGGGACGGCGGGACCGTGGATGCCGATTGTCACCCCCCTGGGGACAATGGGTTGGACACCCCCGGGGACACCGGAGCCGTACACGCCGACTGTCACCCTCTCGGGGACAGCGAGTGTCACCACTCTGGCGACAATGGCTGGCACGCCCTTGGGGACACCGGAACTGTGTATAACGACTGTCACCCCCCCGGGGACACTGACTGTAGCACCCCTGGGGACACCGGCACCGGCCTCTCCGTGTACACAGACTGTCACCCTCCTGGGGACACCGACTGTGACCCCCCCGGGGACACCAGCATCAACCACTCCACACATGCCAATTGTCACCCTCTTGGGGACGCTGACTgtgaccccccccagggacacTGA
- the EFNB3 gene encoding ephrin-B3 isoform X1, producing MPEAVVAPPASVGMAGRCAALLVAVLGAGAAGLSLEPVVWHTGNRRFLAAGGYVLYPQIGDRLDLVCPGAGGAGGGYEYYKLYLVGGAQARRCQVPPAPTLLLTCDRPQRDVRFTIKFQEFSPNLWGHEFRRLHDYYIITTSDGTPEGLENRQGGACLTRAMRVTLRVGQRPGSATEQEGAGPANQTSPPPGPGPPPPRGQAVAGGAGGGAAALLALAGAGGALWWRRRPRRPPKTPRGPPRPRPACPAPACPLRDLPPTTAPPAYYKV from the exons ATGCCCGAGGCCGTCGTCGCCCCCCCGGCGTCGGTCGGCATGGCGGGGCGGTGCGCGGCGTTGCTGGTGGCCGTGTTgggagcgggggcggcggggctcAGCCTGGAACCGGTGGTCTGGCACACGGGGAACCGCCG GTTCCTGGCGGCGGGGGGCTACGTCCTGTACCCCCAAATCGGCGACCGCCTGGACCTGGTGTGCCCGGGCGCggggggcgccggggggggTTACGAGTACTACAAGCTTTACCTGGTGGGGGGGGCGCAGGCGCGACGCTGCCAggtgccccccgcccccaccctcctcctcacctgcGACCGCCCCCAGCGCGACGTCCGCTTCACCATCAAGTTCCAGGAGTTCAGCCCCAACCTCTGGGGTCACGAGTTCCGGCGCCTCCACGACTATTACATCATCA CCACCTCGGACGGGACCCCCGAGGGGCTGGAGAACCGCCAGGGCGGGGCCTGCCTCACCCGCGCCATGAGGGTCACCCTACGCGTCGGACAGC gacccggGTCGGCGACGGAGCAGGAGGGGGCAG GCCCAGCCAATCAGACgagcccccccccaggtcccgGCCCGCCCCCTCCGCGGGGgcaggcggtggcggggggggcggggggaggggcggcggcgctgctggccttggcgggggccgggggggcttTGTGGTGGCGACGTCGTCCTCGAcgaccccccaaaaccccccggGGGCCGCCCCGACCCCGCCCTGCCTGCCCCGCCCCCGCCTGCCCCCTCCGCGACCTGCCCCCCACCACCGCCCCCCCTGCCTACTACAAGGTatga
- the EFNB3 gene encoding ephrin-B3 isoform X2, whose product MPEAVVAPPASVGMAGRCAALLVAVLGAGAAGLSLEPVVWHTGNRRFLAAGGYVLYPQIGDRLDLVCPGAGGAGGGYEYYKLYLVGGAQARRCQVPPAPTLLLTCDRPQRDVRFTIKFQEFSPNLWGHEFRRLHDYYIITTSDGTPEGLENRQGGACLTRAMRVTLRVGQRPANQTSPPPGPGPPPPRGQAVAGGAGGGAAALLALAGAGGALWWRRRPRRPPKTPRGPPRPRPACPAPACPLRDLPPTTAPPAYYKV is encoded by the exons ATGCCCGAGGCCGTCGTCGCCCCCCCGGCGTCGGTCGGCATGGCGGGGCGGTGCGCGGCGTTGCTGGTGGCCGTGTTgggagcgggggcggcggggctcAGCCTGGAACCGGTGGTCTGGCACACGGGGAACCGCCG GTTCCTGGCGGCGGGGGGCTACGTCCTGTACCCCCAAATCGGCGACCGCCTGGACCTGGTGTGCCCGGGCGCggggggcgccggggggggTTACGAGTACTACAAGCTTTACCTGGTGGGGGGGGCGCAGGCGCGACGCTGCCAggtgccccccgcccccaccctcctcctcacctgcGACCGCCCCCAGCGCGACGTCCGCTTCACCATCAAGTTCCAGGAGTTCAGCCCCAACCTCTGGGGTCACGAGTTCCGGCGCCTCCACGACTATTACATCATCA CCACCTCGGACGGGACCCCCGAGGGGCTGGAGAACCGCCAGGGCGGGGCCTGCCTCACCCGCGCCATGAGGGTCACCCTACGCGTCGGACAGC GCCCAGCCAATCAGACgagcccccccccaggtcccgGCCCGCCCCCTCCGCGGGGgcaggcggtggcggggggggcggggggaggggcggcggcgctgctggccttggcgggggccgggggggcttTGTGGTGGCGACGTCGTCCTCGAcgaccccccaaaaccccccggGGGCCGCCCCGACCCCGCCCTGCCTGCCCCGCCCCCGCCTGCCCCCTCCGCGACCTGCCCCCCACCACCGCCCCCCCTGCCTACTACAAGGTatga
- the KDM6B gene encoding lysine-specific demethylase 6B, translated as MHRAVEPLGGRAGRDPFAVGSLGCGGAWAACPPRPWLTGTRCSSSIGQAQLPPHLAPPPSGNGVPSHKPYFPPGAPPRAPPGTLESLQGCVRALQPQPWEPPGPMAEAPPELEEPPSCYHSPARCHRGHRGDIAARIGRLQQAQLWSFPSGPVSPPRARTLPPLQQVWSLLHPEKRNFSAKRGSQMKRGAPPPDPPVVQPVPPAHPPPPPPDDLPSPLKRRRSGSPEQGGGGGQPPPGPPPFPLPQGLWNPLPGDAWTPPRRLGATPERQEQRNLVAHPFPPPPPAFGAPPPPPPPPRPPPAPPGPGPGPLGRGGRHLAPPPDPPTTASPPPPPPPPPPAPPLLPSPPPLARPKAPPFGGPQGQDPPDPPRLYPFGKRDEPKPVAFFKSLTTPLEGQKPGGHKTGIPKTPPSPSSTPQLATSSPGWVPPPQIYRDEAPPAPRTESEALEEISRACETLAEQAGRHVPAPPPSPIPTTPPKLGGRRYRRPPPRHRDLRRAPPRRRHHRKERDRPVLATLDLQSSGVQEKGGPPRLETKGGGGPPNPSNPPQPPPPAFVSSADLLKLRSLGEGPPKELKIRLIKVESGAGGGAGGGDTFIASEVEEPRGPPLAQLTIRHSAAEVVRASKQARVKGPFRESYLSPAQSVKPHIDSQEKLPRDKLNPPTPSIYVSPPAPSLVRCGIRLLLIGPLRDPPLADWSAAGSSSC; from the exons ATGCATCGCGCCGTGGAGCCGCTGGGGGGCCGGGCCGGACGGGACCCCTTCGCCGTGGGGAGCCTGGGCTGCGGCGGGGCCTGGGccgcctgccccccccgcccctggcTGACCGGCACCAG gtgtTCTTCCAGCATCGGGCAGGCGCAGCTGCCCCCCCACCTCgcgcccccccccagcggcaaTGGGGTCCCCTCCCACAAGCCCTACTTCCCCCCAGG ggcccccccccgggccccccccgggACGCTGGAGTCCCTGCAGGGCTGCGTGCGGGCGCTGCAGCCGCAGCCCTGGGAACCGCCGGGGCCGATGGCCGAGGCCCCCCCGGAGCTGGAGGAACCCCCCAGCTGCTACCACAGCCCCGCTCGATGTCACCGAGGCCACCGCGGGGACATCGCCGCCCGCATCGGGCGCCTCCAGCAG GCCCAGCTCTGGAGCTTCCCCTCGggccccgtgtcccccccccgggccAGGACCCTGCCCCCCCTCCAGCAGGTCTGGAGCCTGCTGCACCCCGAG aagaGGAACTTCTCGGCCAAGCGGGGGTCGCAGATGAAGCGGGGGGctcccccccccgacccccccgtGGTGCAGCCGGTGCCCCCCGCccatccccccccgcccccccccgacGACCTGCCCAGCCCCCTCAAACGCAGGAGGAGCGGCAGCCCCgagcag gggggtggcggggggcagcctccccccgggccccccccgtTCCCGCTGCCCCAGGGGCTGTGGAACCCCCTCCCCGGGGACGCCTGGacgcccccccgccgcctcggGGCCACCCCGGAGAGACAG GAGCAGCGGAACCTGGTGGcccaccccttccccccccccccgcccgctttcggggccccccccccacctccgccCCCCCCTCGCCCACCCCCGGCGCCCCCCGGCCCGGGTCCCGGCCCCCTCGGAA GGGGGGGTCGCCatcttgcccccccccccgacccccccacaaccgcctcccccccccctcctcctcctcctcctcctccggccccccccctcctccccagcccccctcccctcgcccGTCCCAAAGCGCCGCCATTCGGGGGTCCCCAAGGTCAggacccccccgaccccccccgaCTTTATCCCTTCGGCAAACGGGACGAACCCAAACCCGTCGCGTTTTTCAAATCTTTAACGACCCCTTTAGAAGGGCAAAAACCGGGGGGGCATAAAACGGGGATCCCGAAAACTCCTCCATCCCCTTCTTCGACCCCCCAACTCGCTACCTCATCGCCcggctgggtgcccccccctcaAATTTATCGCGACGaagcccccccggccccccggaCCGAATCGGAGGCGTTGGAGGAGATCAGTCGAGCCTGCGAGACCTTGGCGGAACAAGCGGGACGTCACGTTccggccccccccccttctccgaTTCCAACGACACCCCCTAAATTAGGGGGGCGACGTTATCgaagaccccccccccggcaccgggATCTTcgccgggcccccccccggcgTCGACACCATCGAAAAGAACGCGATCGTCCCGTTTTGGCTACCCTCGATTTACAAAGTTCCGGGGTGCAAGAAAAAGGAGGACCCCCCCGGCTCGAAACcaagggaggggggggtcccccgAATCCTTCtaaccccccccagcccccccccccggcttttGTCAGCTCCGCCGACCTCCTGAAGTTGCGCTCCTTGGGGGAGGGCCCCCCCAAAGAGCTGAAGATTCGCTTGATCAAGGTGGAAagcggcgccggggggggcgccggggggggggacaccttCATCGCTTCCGAGGTGGAGGAGCCCCGAGGTCCCCCCCTCGCCCAACTCACCATCCGCCACAGCGCCGCCGAGGTCGTCCGCGCCAGCAA GCAGGCGCGGGTGAAGGGCCCCTTCAGGGAGTCGTACCTCTCCCCCGCCCAGTCGGTCAAACCCCACATCGACTCCCAGGAGAAGCTGCCCCGGGACAAGCTCAACCCCCCCACGCCCAGCATCTACGTGAGTCCCCCCGCGCCCTCGTTGGTCCGCTGCGGGATCCGCCTCTTGCTGATTGGTCCGCTGCGGGATCCGCCTCTTGCTGATTGGTCCGCTGCGGGATCCTCCTCTTGCTGA